CGAACTCACTCGGTTCCCGCTCGACGGCCTGGACCGTTACCCGCACCAGCTCTCGGGTGGCCAGCGCCAGCGCGTCGGGCTGATGCGCGCGCTGATGCTGAACCCGGACGCGCTCTTGCTCGATGAACCCCTGGGCGCCCTCGATCCGCTCGTTCGTGCCGAACTCCAAACGGAGCTGCGAGACATCTTCCGCGCGCTCGCCAAAACCGTGGTCATGGTGACTCACGACCTGGGCGAAGCGACGTTCTTTGCGGACCGCGTCGTGCTCTTGCGCGACGGGCGGATCGTTCAGGATGGCAGTCCCGCGGACTTGTGGCACCGCGCCGCGGACCCGTTCGTTACCCGGTTCGTGCAGGTCCAGCGCGGGCCGGAGGTGCCCGCGTGAAGTGCCCGAAAGCCCTCTCTCCGGCACTCGTGTGTGCGGCACTCGCGGCCGTCATCGCTCTCGTACCGGGGTGCGCGCGGTCGACCCACAAACCGGTCGTAATCGGCGCGAAGAAATTCACGGAATCGATCATCCTCGCAGAAATGGGGGCACAACTCGCGCGTCACGCCGGTTCCCCAGCGCGCCGCGACGACCTCGGGGCCACGCCCGCGCTGTGGCTCGCGCTCAAACAAGGGGACATCGACGCCTACGTCGAGTACACCGGCACCATCACGCGACAGATCCTGCAAGACGACCCGCCCGATCTCGCCACGGCACTCGCCGCACACGGGATTCGCATCAGCCGCGCGCTCGGGTTCCGAAACAACTACGCACTCGGCATGCGGAAAGACGTGGCCGCCGCGAAGGGCATCTCGAAGATCTCGGACCTGCGCGCGCATCCGGAATTGAGGGGCAGGTTCATCCCCGAGTTCCTCGACCGCCCAGACGGGTGGCCCGGCGTCAAACGCCACTACAGTTTGCCACAAACGGACGTGGCCGGCATGAACCACACGCTCGCCTACCGCGCGCTCGTGGAGAAGGCGATTGACGTGACCGAGGTGTACACCACAGACGGCGAAATCGCCCAGTACGACCTTCTGATACTGGAAGACGACCAGCACTTCTTCCCCGCGTATGAAGCCGTGTGGCTGTACCGCGCGGACCTCGCCGAGCGTCACCCGGCCGTGGTCGACCAGCTCCGCCGACTCGAGAGGCGCATTTCAGAACCAACGATGCAGCGGATGAACGCGGCAGTACAGGAGAACAAGCGAGAAGAAGGCGCGGTCGCGAGTGAGTTCCTGAAAACCGAGTTCAATATCGACTCCGATTCTTCGGACGGCACCCGCGCCCAGCGCGTACTCGTTACCACTTACGAGCACCTCAATCTCGTTGTACCGTCGCTCTTGGCCGCAGTGCTCGTCGCAGTCCCACTCGGCGTTCTCGCCGTGCGCCACCCCATCCTGGGTAGAGTCGTCCTCGCGACTACAGGGGTACTCCAGACGATCCCCTCGCTGGCACTCCTGTTGTTCATGATCCCGGTCATGATGTGGCTCGTTGGTGAAGGCACTGGTGCGCCTCCCGCAATCGCAGCACTGTTTCTCTACAGCCTGCTCCCGATCGTCCGCAACACGCACGCGGGACTGATCGGTATTCCGGGGCCGCTCCGCGAGTCGGCCGAAGCGCTGGGGCTCCCGCCGTTCGCGATTCTGTGGCGCATCGAACTACCGCTGGCTGCTCCGACGATCCTGGCCGGTGTGCGAACGGCCGCGGTCATCAACGTTGGAACCGCGACCCTCGGCGGGTTCATCGGGGCCGGTGGGTACGGGCGCCCGATCCTGCGTGGGATCGATAAGTTCGATATCCCCCTCATGCTCGAAGGGGCGATCCCCGCCGCACTCCTCGCGATCGCGATCGAAATGCTGTTTGGGGTCATCGAACGAGCGGTGACGCGGCACCGGCAATGAGCCGGCACCGCTCCCGATCCTTCCGCTATTCTTTGCCGAGCACCAGATCAACGACCCAGCACCCGCGCACGTGTGGACCGGCCGCGTCACGACAGTGGTCGAGGACGTCGGCGCTGTCGCACCCGGCGTCCTGGAGCGCATCCGCCAGAATCGGCATCGCGCTAAAGTCACGCGATTCGTACATGCCCCGGGCCAAAGCGAGTACGGTATCGGTGCTCCACTCCGGAGCGCACGCGACCGCGCGGAACGGGTTCCCGAACACCTCGCGCAGCAGGTGAGGTTGGAGGTACTCCGTCAGAAGCCGCGTTTCGTGCCACGGGTACTCGGTTATCTTCGCCAGGACTTGAGAACCAAAAGTCGTCATAAGGCAGTGCGAGTACACGCTCCGCTTCTCGGCCGAACCGGATTCCCACCACTCGCGCTGGACCAAGGGTGGGTTTTGGGTCGCGTAAAGTAGCGCGTTCGCGGCGTAGAACTCGTGAACGGGAACCTCTCCGTCGGCGAAGCGCTCCGAGATTTCGACCGCCCGGCGCATGTCCCCGAGGGGCACGCGGTCCCAGATTGCTCGCGCGCACGCCACCAGAAATAGGCGCC
This region of Gemmata massiliana genomic DNA includes:
- a CDS encoding ABC transporter permease/substrate-binding protein, with amino-acid sequence MKCPKALSPALVCAALAAVIALVPGCARSTHKPVVIGAKKFTESIILAEMGAQLARHAGSPARRDDLGATPALWLALKQGDIDAYVEYTGTITRQILQDDPPDLATALAAHGIRISRALGFRNNYALGMRKDVAAAKGISKISDLRAHPELRGRFIPEFLDRPDGWPGVKRHYSLPQTDVAGMNHTLAYRALVEKAIDVTEVYTTDGEIAQYDLLILEDDQHFFPAYEAVWLYRADLAERHPAVVDQLRRLERRISEPTMQRMNAAVQENKREEGAVASEFLKTEFNIDSDSSDGTRAQRVLVTTYEHLNLVVPSLLAAVLVAVPLGVLAVRHPILGRVVLATTGVLQTIPSLALLLFMIPVMMWLVGEGTGAPPAIAALFLYSLLPIVRNTHAGLIGIPGPLRESAEALGLPPFAILWRIELPLAAPTILAGVRTAAVINVGTATLGGFIGAGGYGRPILRGIDKFDIPLMLEGAIPAALLAIAIEMLFGVIERAVTRHRQ
- a CDS encoding ATP-binding cassette domain-containing protein, with protein sequence MFALNDVSKVFAGRSALGPLSLTVPAGQTTVLIGPSGCGKSTLLRLLIGLFAPDTGAVYFDGERVTPVTSRAIRLRVGYVIQDGGLFPHLTARGNVTLTARHLGRPQDTIEARVNELAELTRFPLDGLDRYPHQLSGGQRQRVGLMRALMLNPDALLLDEPLGALDPLVRAELQTELRDIFRALAKTVVMVTHDLGEATFFADRVVLLRDGRIVQDGSPADLWHRAADPFVTRFVQVQRGPEVPA